Proteins encoded in a region of the Solanum dulcamara chromosome 9, daSolDulc1.2, whole genome shotgun sequence genome:
- the LOC129903748 gene encoding two-component response regulator ARR14-like: MDLDIFMNREKTDNDDIPSAYVGLRILLIDHDTTSLSNIAIILEEHSYKVTAIAQAILALSILIEHIDEFDLIMVDFNIPQMDCLDFIKSIQLIEDKPIILMSPEVTNEMVDVARAEGACFVFKKSAISSMKLKNVWQHVYLHNKNSNRKSQLNWANQVDVMDNTSRAKKSQDKGKGIAICSETYQDQAVGSLIETNEVEKSKRMRSTNEETQINSGSSEKQDDYSLLSKTRTERPQKKRQRMQWTPDLDKKLDEVVRELGEKAPPRHILEKMCVPDLTKEQLTYRLKKYRSQKQQAPNVQAPNVQPTTSMNFNEERHSNVLAPNDISTNFNELFQGACIPQPSEVPLPSSNDYSLNGWNDLDELLELDNFNAEIMQENQSDRSYNWIDHVLVCGNSTQDNVSTSKIQNP, encoded by the exons ATGGATCttgatattttcatgaatcGTGAGAAAACTGACAATGATGATATTCCTTCGGCCTATGTTGGCCTCAGAATTCTCTTGATTGATCATGATACAACTTCTTTATCAAACATAGCAATAATTCTTGAAGAACATTCTTATAAAG TAACTGCAATCGCACAAGCAATATTAGCTCTGTCCATTCTCATTGAACATATCGACGAATTCGACTTGATCATGGTGGATTTCAACATACCACAAATGGACTGCCTTGACTTCATCAAGTCCATTCAACTCATCGAAGACAAACCTATCATTT TGATGTCTCCAGAAGTGACAAATGAAATGGTTGATGTAGCACGGGCAGAAGGGGCATGCTTCGTTTTTAAAAAGTCGGCCATTTCATCAATGAAACTCAAGAATGTATGGCAGCATGTGTATTTGCACAATAAGAACTCAAATAGAAAATCACAACTCAACTGGGCTAATCAAGTTGATGTAATGGACAATACATCTCGTGCTAAGAAATCGCAAGACAAAGGAAAAGGCATAGCAATTTGCTCTGAGACTTATCAAGATCAAGCAGTAG GTTCTTTGATAGAAACAAATGAGGTAGAAAAGTCTAAGAGAATGAGGAGTACTAATGAGGAGACACAAATTAATAGTGGCAGTTCAGAAAAACAGGATGATTATTCTTTGCTTTCGAAAACAAGAACAGAAAGGCCACAAAAGAAAAGACAACGAATGCAATGGACGCCGGATCTTGATAAGAAATTAGATGAGGTTGTTCGCGAGTtaggagaaaaag CCCCTCCTAGACATATTCTGGAGAAGATGTGTGTGCCGGATTTGACTAAGGAACAGCTCACCTACCGTCTAAAG AAATACCGCTCCCAAAAACAACAAGCTCCTAATGTTCAAGCTCCAAATGTTCAACCAACTACTTCAATGAACTTCAACGAGGAACGTCATTCCAATGTATTGGCTCCAAATGATATCTCTACGAATTTCAACGAACTATTTCAAGGAGCATGCATACCTCAACCATCTGAAGTTCCTTTACCGAGTTCAAATGATTATTCCTTGAATGGGTGGAATGACTTGGATGAATTGCTAGAACTTGACAATTTCAACGCTGAAATAATGCAAGAAAATCAGAGTGACAGATCTTACAACTGGATAGATCATGTTCTTGTTTGtggaaactcaactcaagataATGTCTCCACAAG TAAAATCCAGAATCCTTGA